A single Desulfovibrio piger DNA region contains:
- a CDS encoding polysaccharide deacetylase family protein, with protein MMLSRFRQGRGPVAGKDRDTRFPSRMGMGLLLAALLLLPGCAQAVPDAGVPLHVPAARTLPGPLEPAPLSALVLHDAGARQCRVYDGVRIIAQPMQENLCALSFDDGPSANTPQILDILAAHNIPATFFVLGRNAEHRPDLVQRIHDEGHEIGIHTYSHPNLRHLNQAAQSEQIGRVQRFLRTLGIEARFLRPPYGSFNDITLKAAEQMDLKVVLWSLDSEDWRGVREDYAALVNTRGQRYVNNDLRGIFLFHDTVHGTLENLPRIIAQLQAGGCQRFVTVSDFLDGSLDPEPPLLMARHNRHPLPDGRELMPPESFPDVQWAGQGRGRSGFDAAQRASSTRDTSLTWAAGSTPVPMARSSSPRWGKAAEQAREQQARRQERLEQERQAAAARGQPQPAGPVHAVRGTVTPQRDFGTSAGEVYPGSRPVSSVEELAPATSVQQ; from the coding sequence ATGATGCTTTCCCGTTTCCGGCAGGGCCGCGGCCCCGTGGCCGGCAAAGATCGTGATACGCGCTTCCCGTCGCGCATGGGGATGGGCCTGCTGCTGGCGGCCCTGCTGCTGTTGCCGGGCTGTGCCCAGGCTGTCCCGGATGCCGGTGTGCCGCTGCATGTCCCTGCCGCGCGGACGCTCCCCGGCCCCCTGGAGCCTGCGCCCCTGTCGGCGCTGGTATTGCATGATGCCGGGGCGCGCCAGTGCCGGGTCTACGATGGTGTGCGCATCATCGCGCAGCCCATGCAGGAGAACCTCTGCGCCCTGAGCTTCGATGACGGTCCTTCGGCCAATACGCCGCAGATCCTCGACATCCTGGCCGCGCACAACATCCCGGCCACCTTCTTCGTGCTGGGGCGGAACGCCGAGCACCGGCCCGACCTTGTGCAGCGCATCCATGACGAGGGCCACGAGATCGGCATCCATACCTATTCCCATCCCAATCTGCGCCATCTCAACCAGGCGGCCCAGAGCGAGCAGATCGGCAGGGTGCAGCGCTTTTTGCGTACCCTGGGCATCGAGGCCCGCTTCCTGCGCCCGCCCTACGGCTCGTTCAACGACATCACCCTGAAGGCCGCCGAACAGATGGACCTCAAGGTGGTGCTCTGGTCGCTGGACAGCGAGGACTGGCGGGGCGTGCGCGAGGATTATGCCGCCCTGGTCAACACGCGGGGCCAGCGCTACGTCAACAACGATTTGCGCGGCATCTTCCTTTTCCATGATACGGTGCACGGCACGCTGGAGAACCTGCCGCGCATCATCGCGCAGTTGCAGGCCGGGGGCTGCCAGCGTTTCGTGACGGTCAGCGATTTCCTGGACGGCAGTCTGGATCCCGAGCCGCCGTTGCTCATGGCCCGCCACAACCGGCATCCTTTGCCTGACGGCCGCGAGCTCATGCCGCCGGAAAGCTTTCCCGATGTGCAGTGGGCCGGACAGGGGCGGGGGCGCAGCGGCTTCGATGCCGCCCAGCGTGCCTCCTCCACGCGGGACACCAGCCTCACCTGGGCCGCGGGCAGCACGCCGGTGCCCATGGCCCGCAGCAGCAGCCCCCGCTGGGGCAAGGCCGCGGAACAGGCCCGCGAGCAGCAGGCCCGGCGCCAGGAGCGTCTGGAACAGGAACGGCAGGCCGCAGCGGCCAGGGGGCAGCCGCAGCCGGCAGGGCCCGTCCATGCCGTGCGCGGCACCGTGACGCCCCAGCGCGACTTCGGCACCAGTGCCGGCGAGGTCTACCCCGGCAGCCGCCCCGTGAGTTCCGTCGAGGAGCTGGCTCCGGCCACCTCCGTGCAGCAGTAA
- a CDS encoding saccharopine dehydrogenase family protein: protein MADILIIGAGGVGSVVAHKCAQVAKEGAFGKITLASRTLSRCDEIARSVKARLGVDIATAQVDADNVPELCALIRQVKPHTVLNIALPYQDLHIMDACLECGVHYLDTANYEPLDTAKFEYKWQWAYQERFRQAGLTALLGSGFDPGVTNVFSAWVMKHELDEVHVLDIIDCNAGDHGQPFATNFNPEINIREVTARGRYWERGEWVETDPLSWSMTYDFPDGIGPKKCFLMYHEELESLVQNLKGLKRARFWMTFSENYLNHLKVLGNVGMTRIDPVRFQGQDIVPIQFLRALLPDPASLGPLTRGKTCIGNVMRGIKDGKEKAVYIYNICDHEACYAEVGSQAISYTTGVPAMIGAKMMVSGQWLKPGVWNMEQFDPDPFMADLNAYGLPWQCVEVKD, encoded by the coding sequence ATGGCGGATATTCTGATCATCGGCGCCGGTGGCGTGGGAAGCGTGGTGGCGCACAAGTGCGCCCAGGTGGCCAAAGAAGGGGCCTTCGGCAAGATCACCCTTGCCAGCCGTACGCTTTCCCGGTGTGACGAGATCGCCCGCTCGGTCAAGGCCCGTCTGGGCGTCGACATCGCCACCGCCCAGGTGGATGCCGACAACGTGCCCGAGCTCTGCGCCCTCATCCGTCAGGTGAAGCCCCACACCGTGCTGAACATCGCCCTGCCCTATCAGGATCTGCACATCATGGACGCCTGCCTGGAATGCGGCGTGCATTATCTGGATACGGCCAACTACGAGCCCCTGGATACCGCCAAGTTCGAATACAAATGGCAGTGGGCCTACCAGGAGCGCTTCAGGCAGGCCGGCCTCACCGCCCTGCTGGGCTCCGGTTTCGACCCCGGCGTCACCAACGTCTTCTCGGCCTGGGTCATGAAGCACGAGCTGGACGAAGTGCATGTGCTGGACATCATCGACTGCAACGCCGGTGACCACGGCCAGCCCTTCGCCACCAACTTCAACCCCGAGATCAACATCCGCGAAGTGACCGCCCGCGGCCGTTACTGGGAACGCGGCGAATGGGTGGAGACCGATCCCCTGTCCTGGTCCATGACCTACGACTTCCCCGACGGCATCGGCCCCAAGAAGTGCTTCCTCATGTACCACGAGGAACTGGAATCCCTGGTGCAGAACCTCAAGGGCCTCAAGCGCGCCCGCTTCTGGATGACCTTCTCGGAGAATTACCTGAACCACCTCAAGGTGCTGGGCAATGTGGGCATGACCCGCATCGATCCCGTGCGCTTCCAGGGCCAGGACATCGTGCCCATCCAGTTCCTGCGCGCCCTGCTGCCCGACCCCGCCTCCCTGGGCCCGCTGACCAGGGGCAAGACCTGCATCGGCAACGTCATGCGCGGCATCAAGGACGGCAAGGAAAAGGCCGTCTACATCTACAACATCTGCGACCATGAGGCCTGCTACGCCGAAGTGGGTTCCCAGGCCATCTCCTACACCACCGGCGTGCCCGCCATGATCGGTGCCAAGATGATGGTCTCCGGCCAGTGGCTCAAGCCCGGTGTGTGGAACATGGAACAGTTCGACCCCGACCCCTTCATGGCCGACCTCAACGCCTACGGTCTGCCGTGGCAGTGCGTGGAAGTGAAGGACTAG
- a CDS encoding CGGC domain-containing protein, translating into MKKIGIIRCMQTEDICPGTTDFSFAAQGKGAFEELGPCEVIGFVSCGGCPGKRAVARARMLVDRGAEAVALASCIRKGNPIGFPCPHHETMIAAIRAKLGDSVPVLDHTH; encoded by the coding sequence ATGAAAAAGATCGGCATCATCCGCTGCATGCAGACCGAGGACATCTGCCCCGGCACCACGGACTTTTCCTTTGCCGCCCAGGGTAAGGGCGCGTTCGAGGAACTGGGCCCCTGCGAGGTCATCGGCTTCGTCTCCTGCGGCGGCTGTCCCGGCAAGCGGGCCGTGGCCCGCGCCAGGATGCTGGTGGATCGCGGCGCCGAAGCCGTGGCCCTGGCCTCCTGCATCCGCAAGGGCAACCCCATCGGCTTCCCCTGCCCGCACCACGAGACCATGATCGCCGCCATCCGCGCAAAACTGGGCGACAGCGTGCCCGTTCTGGACCATACCCACTAG
- the nspC gene encoding carboxynorspermidine decarboxylase encodes MKHLLPLLDPRTVPSPCFVLDEARLAANAAILDSVQQRTGARILLALKGFAAWDSFPLLSRAKGHGPLWGTCASSVDEARLGREEFGGEVHAFAAGWTEEELDELLPLVDHLVFNSLAQWERFGPRVRAWCRDSGREISCGLRINPEHSEGAVAIYNPCSPGSRLGIRPHQLPEKLPEGISGLHFHTLCEQGADALERTLDAVEARFGKQLAQCRWINFGGGHHITREGYDLDRLCRCITRMQRNYGAQIYLEPGEAVALNAGWLVATVLDVVQADMPVAILDTSASCHMPDVLEMPYRPGLLAPEDGELRLAGENGKKAWTCRLAGKSCLAGDVIGEYSFAAPLRAGDRLIFTDMAIYSMVKTTTFNGLRLPSIGSLAADPHAADPAATARFRLVRRFGYEDFKTRLS; translated from the coding sequence ATGAAGCATCTCCTGCCTCTGCTGGATCCCCGTACCGTCCCCTCGCCCTGCTTCGTGCTGGACGAAGCCCGTCTGGCGGCCAATGCGGCCATCCTGGACAGCGTACAGCAGCGCACCGGCGCCAGGATCCTGCTGGCCCTCAAGGGCTTTGCCGCCTGGGACAGCTTCCCCCTGCTCTCCCGCGCCAAAGGCCACGGCCCCCTGTGGGGCACCTGCGCCAGCTCCGTGGATGAAGCCCGCCTGGGCCGCGAGGAATTCGGCGGCGAAGTGCACGCCTTTGCCGCGGGCTGGACGGAAGAGGAACTGGACGAACTGCTGCCGCTGGTGGATCACCTGGTCTTCAACTCCCTGGCCCAGTGGGAACGCTTCGGCCCCAGGGTGCGGGCCTGGTGCCGCGATAGCGGCCGCGAGATCAGCTGCGGCCTGCGCATCAATCCCGAGCATTCCGAAGGCGCCGTGGCCATCTACAATCCCTGCTCCCCGGGCTCCCGTCTGGGCATCCGCCCGCACCAGCTGCCCGAAAAACTGCCGGAAGGCATCTCCGGCCTGCATTTCCACACCCTGTGCGAACAGGGCGCCGACGCGCTGGAACGCACCCTGGACGCCGTGGAGGCCCGTTTCGGCAAGCAGCTGGCCCAGTGCCGGTGGATCAATTTCGGCGGCGGCCACCACATCACCCGCGAAGGCTATGACCTGGACCGCCTCTGCCGCTGCATCACGCGCATGCAGCGGAACTACGGCGCGCAGATCTATCTGGAGCCCGGCGAGGCCGTGGCCCTCAACGCGGGCTGGCTGGTGGCCACGGTGCTGGACGTGGTGCAGGCCGACATGCCCGTCGCCATCCTGGACACCTCGGCCTCCTGCCACATGCCCGACGTGCTGGAGATGCCCTACCGCCCCGGCCTGCTGGCCCCGGAAGACGGTGAACTGCGCCTGGCGGGCGAGAACGGCAAAAAGGCCTGGACCTGCCGCCTGGCGGGCAAGTCCTGCCTGGCCGGGGACGTCATCGGCGAATACAGCTTCGCCGCGCCCCTCAGGGCCGGTGACCGCCTGATCTTCACCGACATGGCCATCTACAGCATGGTCAAGACCACCACCTTCAACGGCCTGCGCCTGCCGTCCATCGGCAGCCTGGCCGCCGATCCCCACGCGGCCGACCCGGCCGCCACGGCCCGCTTCCGTCTGGTGCGCCGTTTCGGCTACGAAGACTTCAAGACCCGCCTGTCCTAG
- a CDS encoding CesT family type III secretion system chaperone, translated as MHPIAHIIAKFGATIGMDGLETENGVCTLRFDDVTVTLECAENDGALYLYSRVCGLPESDADKLALYGLLLELDSFFKGTDGGVLGIEPLLDAVTYTRRLPLEQLDESLLDRQLGRHVDTVESLRASIAQLKEEAATPRAAGETDWNDGMLRI; from the coding sequence ATGCATCCCATTGCCCATATCATTGCAAAATTTGGTGCCACTATCGGCATGGACGGCCTTGAGACCGAGAACGGCGTTTGCACGCTCCGTTTCGATGACGTGACGGTCACCCTGGAATGCGCCGAAAACGACGGCGCCCTGTACCTGTACAGCCGGGTATGCGGCCTGCCGGAAAGCGATGCCGACAAGCTGGCGCTCTATGGCCTGCTGCTGGAACTGGACAGCTTTTTCAAGGGCACGGACGGCGGCGTGCTGGGCATCGAGCCCCTGCTCGACGCCGTGACCTATACCCGCCGCCTGCCGCTGGAACAGCTGGACGAGAGCCTCCTCGACCGCCAGCTCGGCCGTCATGTGGACACGGTGGAGTCCCTGCGCGCTTCCATCGCGCAACTGAAGGAAGAGGCTGCCACGCCCCGGGCCGCCGGGGAAACAGACTGGAACGACGGCATGTTGAGAATCTGA
- the mtnA gene encoding S-methyl-5-thioribose-1-phosphate isomerase produces MEHHIRFDADAMTLYLLDQRALPGREDYLPIRTLDETIRALQVMVVRGAPAIGVTAGFGCVLALEELRRGLPAGADWRTAYDRALERLEAARPTAVNLRWGVERMRALWRAHAGLEMEALLPVLLAEAETMRREDVEICREIGRHGASCINDGDTVLTHCNAGALATAGYGTALGVIRGALEAGKKVRVIADETRPFLQGARLTAWELRQDGIDVRVACDNACALLMQKGLVQCVVVGADRIAANGDAANKIGTFGVALLARHFGIPFYVAAPLSTIDPRTPDGAHIPIEERPDREVTHVGGTRIVPEGVPVFNFAFDVTPADCITGIITEKGVLRAPYGPAIAAALGA; encoded by the coding sequence ATGGAACATCATATCCGTTTCGACGCTGACGCCATGACCCTGTATCTGCTGGACCAGCGTGCCCTGCCCGGGCGCGAGGACTACCTGCCCATCCGCACCCTGGACGAGACCATCCGGGCCCTGCAGGTGATGGTGGTGCGCGGCGCCCCGGCCATCGGCGTCACGGCCGGTTTCGGCTGCGTGCTGGCCCTGGAGGAACTGCGCCGCGGCCTGCCCGCCGGGGCCGACTGGCGCACGGCCTATGACCGGGCCCTGGAGCGCCTGGAGGCGGCCCGGCCCACGGCCGTGAACCTGCGCTGGGGCGTGGAGCGCATGCGGGCCCTGTGGCGGGCCCATGCCGGTCTGGAGATGGAGGCCCTCCTCCCCGTCCTGCTGGCCGAGGCCGAGACCATGCGCCGCGAGGACGTGGAGATCTGCCGCGAGATCGGCCGCCACGGGGCGTCCTGCATCAACGACGGCGACACCGTCCTCACCCACTGCAATGCCGGGGCCCTGGCCACGGCCGGGTACGGCACGGCCCTGGGCGTCATCCGCGGCGCCCTGGAAGCGGGCAAGAAGGTGCGGGTCATCGCCGACGAGACGCGGCCCTTCCTGCAGGGGGCGCGCCTGACCGCCTGGGAACTGCGGCAGGACGGCATCGACGTGCGCGTGGCCTGCGACAATGCCTGCGCCCTGCTGATGCAGAAGGGCCTGGTGCAGTGCGTGGTGGTGGGGGCCGACCGCATCGCGGCCAACGGCGACGCCGCCAACAAGATCGGCACCTTCGGCGTGGCCCTGCTGGCCAGGCATTTCGGCATCCCCTTCTATGTGGCGGCGCCCCTGTCCACCATCGACCCGCGCACGCCCGACGGCGCGCACATCCCCATCGAGGAGCGCCCCGACCGGGAAGTGACCCATGTGGGCGGGACCCGCATCGTCCCCGAAGGGGTGCCGGTCTTCAATTTCGCCTTCGACGTGACGCCCGCGGACTGCATCACGGGCATCATCACGGAAAAGGGCGTCCTGCGCGCCCCGTACGGCCCGGCCATCGCCGCGGCCCTCGGGGCCTGA
- a CDS encoding aminotransferase class I/II-fold pyridoxal phosphate-dependent enzyme: protein MEEFSRIQRLPPYVFAVVGDLKMKLRRQNIDIVDFSMGNPDIPTPPYIVDKLVEAVQKPVNHRYSLSRGIPHLRDAVCERYKRLYDVDLDPNTEAIVTMGSKEGLAHLSLAMLSPGDVVLAPDPTYPIHKYAPIIAGADVRSVPIGPGRDFFEDLTAATQQAWPRPKLLFLCYPHNPTTEVTDLAFFEKVVEFAKENNIWVIHDLAYADLVFDGYKAPSFLQAKGAKDVGVEFYTMSKSYSMPGWRVGFCLGNPKLIHALSRIKSYLDYGIFQPIQIAATVGLRGGDEEVTRICDIYRQRRDWLIDGLNRIGWEVPAPKATMFVWARIPEEFRKMGSVEFSKLLLTEAQVAVSPGLGFGAYGDEYVRFALIENDHRTRQAVRNIRRLLSGSSD, encoded by the coding sequence ATGGAAGAGTTCTCGCGCATCCAGCGCCTGCCCCCCTACGTCTTCGCGGTGGTAGGCGACCTCAAAATGAAGCTGCGTCGCCAGAATATCGATATCGTTGACTTCAGCATGGGAAACCCCGACATTCCCACCCCGCCGTACATCGTGGACAAGCTGGTGGAAGCCGTACAGAAGCCGGTGAACCACCGCTATTCGCTCTCCCGCGGCATCCCCCATCTGCGCGATGCCGTGTGCGAACGCTACAAGCGCCTGTACGACGTGGATCTCGATCCCAACACCGAAGCCATCGTGACCATGGGCTCCAAGGAAGGGCTCGCCCACCTTTCGCTGGCCATGCTCTCCCCCGGTGACGTGGTGCTGGCGCCCGACCCCACCTACCCCATCCACAAATACGCGCCCATCATCGCCGGCGCCGACGTGCGCAGCGTGCCCATCGGGCCCGGCCGTGACTTCTTCGAGGACCTGACCGCCGCCACCCAGCAGGCCTGGCCCCGTCCCAAGCTGCTCTTCCTGTGCTATCCCCACAACCCCACCACGGAAGTGACCGACCTGGCCTTCTTTGAAAAGGTCGTGGAATTCGCCAAGGAGAACAACATCTGGGTCATCCATGACCTGGCCTATGCCGACCTGGTCTTCGACGGCTACAAGGCCCCCAGCTTCCTGCAGGCCAAGGGCGCCAAGGACGTGGGCGTGGAATTCTACACCATGTCCAAGAGCTATTCCATGCCCGGCTGGCGCGTGGGCTTCTGCCTGGGCAACCCCAAGCTCATCCACGCCCTGAGCCGCATCAAGAGCTATCTGGACTACGGCATCTTCCAGCCCATCCAGATCGCGGCCACCGTGGGCCTGCGCGGCGGCGACGAGGAAGTCACCAGGATCTGCGACATCTACCGCCAGCGCCGTGACTGGCTCATCGACGGCCTCAACCGCATCGGCTGGGAAGTGCCCGCGCCCAAGGCGACCATGTTCGTCTGGGCCCGCATCCCCGAAGAGTTCCGCAAGATGGGTTCCGTGGAATTCTCCAAGCTGCTGCTCACCGAAGCGCAGGTGGCCGTCTCGCCGGGCCTGGGCTTTGGCGCCTACGGTGACGAGTACGTGCGCTTCGCCCTCATCGAGAACGATCACCGCACCCGTCAGGCCGTGCGCAACATCCGCCGCCTGCTCAGCGGCTCCAGCGATTAG
- a CDS encoding metal-dependent hydrolase yields MSQILWYGHSAFNISCGDTHVVVDPFLTPASGVTAGSIGPVDVVLVTHDHADHVGDTVSICQNTKAMLGAIVGTAQKLVDLGVPPSRLLNGIGFNMGGTVAHAGFEFTMTQAYHSSESGSPAGYIIRTPDGKHIYHAGDTCIFAGMELWGRLYPLDVALLPMGGVFTMDARQAALACKLLGCKQVIPMHWGTFPVLAKDTEAFKAELARVAPGCTCIDLLPGQSVQI; encoded by the coding sequence ATGAGTCAGATCCTCTGGTACGGCCACTCGGCCTTCAATATCAGCTGTGGCGACACGCACGTCGTCGTGGACCCCTTCCTGACGCCCGCTTCCGGTGTCACCGCCGGCAGCATCGGCCCGGTGGATGTGGTGCTGGTCACCCATGACCATGCCGACCATGTGGGCGATACCGTCAGCATCTGCCAGAACACCAAGGCCATGCTGGGCGCCATCGTGGGCACGGCCCAGAAACTGGTGGACCTCGGCGTGCCGCCGTCCCGCCTGCTCAACGGCATCGGCTTCAACATGGGCGGCACCGTGGCCCATGCGGGCTTCGAGTTCACCATGACCCAGGCCTACCATTCCAGCGAGTCGGGCTCCCCGGCCGGCTACATCATCCGCACGCCTGACGGCAAGCACATCTATCATGCGGGCGATACCTGCATCTTCGCGGGCATGGAGCTGTGGGGCCGCCTCTACCCCCTCGACGTGGCCCTGCTGCCCATGGGCGGCGTCTTCACCATGGACGCCCGCCAGGCGGCCCTGGCCTGCAAGCTGCTGGGCTGCAAGCAGGTCATCCCCATGCACTGGGGCACCTTCCCGGTGCTGGCCAAGGACACGGAAGCCTTCAAGGCCGAGCTGGCCCGCGTGGCCCCCGGCTGCACCTGCATCGATCTGCTGCCCGGCCAGTCCGTGCAGATCTAG
- a CDS encoding homoserine dehydrogenase produces MAESNKPLVVGLAGFGTVGGGLARLLEENADIIRQRTGRDIRVKKVLVRNAQKARTVPLPPGADLTTNPDELVNDPEIDVLVELMGGIDAPRAIIDRALDAGKHIVTANKALLAEEGLALFQKAAGKGRILRYEASVAGAVPVVEALRTSLAGNRISSLMGILNGTSNYILSEMTSNGLDFDVALKQAQQLGYAEADPTLDIDGHDAAHKLTLLIRLAYGVNYPYTAMPVRGIRGMSSMDIALAREFGYRIKLIAQVRERRDPGQADGKVRLEAGVFPALVPYTVLLARVGGVYNAVRVSGNACGSLFFHGRGAGDLPTAGAVLADLMAVARDENPHNTGYACDDLPRASIVPPAEWRSRYYVRVMVEDEPGVLRDLAGCMADQGVSMAQVIQRTDEGKGVPLVFMTHETTEEAMSTALQRTLDTGMLRQPAVYFRVLD; encoded by the coding sequence ATGGCCGAAAGCAACAAGCCTCTGGTAGTGGGTCTGGCCGGGTTCGGCACCGTGGGCGGCGGTCTTGCCCGCCTGCTGGAAGAGAACGCCGACATCATCCGCCAGCGTACGGGCCGGGACATCCGGGTCAAGAAGGTGCTGGTGCGCAATGCCCAGAAGGCGCGCACCGTGCCCCTGCCCCCCGGGGCCGACCTGACCACGAATCCTGACGAGCTGGTCAACGATCCCGAGATCGACGTGCTGGTGGAACTCATGGGCGGCATCGACGCCCCGCGCGCCATCATCGACCGCGCCCTGGACGCCGGCAAGCACATCGTCACCGCCAACAAGGCCCTGCTGGCCGAGGAGGGACTCGCCCTGTTCCAGAAGGCCGCCGGCAAGGGCCGCATCCTGCGCTACGAGGCCAGTGTCGCCGGCGCCGTGCCCGTGGTGGAGGCCCTGCGCACCAGCCTGGCCGGCAACCGCATCTCGTCCCTCATGGGCATCCTCAACGGCACCAGCAACTACATCCTGTCCGAGATGACCTCCAACGGTCTGGACTTCGATGTGGCCCTCAAGCAGGCCCAGCAGCTGGGCTATGCCGAAGCCGATCCCACCCTGGACATCGACGGCCACGACGCGGCCCACAAGCTGACCCTGCTCATCCGCCTGGCCTACGGGGTCAACTACCCCTACACGGCCATGCCCGTGCGCGGCATCCGCGGCATGTCCAGCATGGATATCGCCCTGGCCCGCGAGTTCGGCTACCGCATCAAGCTCATCGCCCAGGTGCGCGAACGCCGCGACCCCGGCCAGGCCGACGGCAAGGTGCGCCTGGAGGCGGGCGTGTTCCCGGCCCTGGTGCCCTATACGGTGCTGCTGGCCCGTGTGGGCGGCGTGTACAACGCCGTGCGCGTCAGCGGCAATGCCTGCGGTTCGCTCTTCTTCCACGGCCGGGGCGCGGGCGACCTGCCCACCGCCGGGGCCGTGCTGGCCGACCTCATGGCCGTGGCCCGTGACGAGAACCCGCACAACACCGGCTACGCCTGTGACGACCTGCCCCGCGCCAGCATCGTGCCGCCGGCGGAATGGCGCTCGCGCTACTATGTGCGCGTCATGGTGGAGGACGAGCCCGGCGTGCTGCGCGATCTGGCCGGCTGCATGGCCGACCAGGGCGTGAGCATGGCCCAGGTCATCCAGCGCACCGACGAGGGCAAGGGCGTGCCCCTGGTCTTCATGACCCATGAGACCACCGAGGAAGCCATGAGCACCGCCCTGCAGCGCACCCTGGATACCGGCATGCTGCGCCAGCCCGCCGTGTACTTCCGTGTGCTTGATTAA
- a CDS encoding ATP-grasp domain-containing protein: MIILEDPYVSPELAAFAADRQEPVLDTPAARQAGLDYGLHLNLVSSRDFGHLCCRGQRLYSNSENALDWLYSRSGNAGLVRATELLKNKLLFRRRLAPLFPDFHFRELTLREVMETHFDSLPGPCVLKPAVGFFSLGVYSIENARQWRAARDDIAAGAVRWRREYPAAVLDNQVWLLESLIQGTEYAVDVYFNSRGEAVICNILQHDFASSEDVSDRLYYTSADIIRRMAGPLEAWFDRLNERLGLRDYPVHVELRRDADGHMVPIEFNPLRFAGWCCTDISLFAWGFPTYGCYLDDRRPDWDSILPGHEDRLYTLIVLNKPAACPPVRRFDYDALCARFHKVLRLRRGFYDRYSHFGFLFTETPAHDRAELDAIVRDDLLGFVIPEDHGETPRAR; this comes from the coding sequence ATGATCATTCTGGAAGATCCGTATGTCTCGCCGGAGCTGGCCGCCTTTGCCGCCGACCGGCAGGAACCTGTCCTGGATACGCCCGCTGCCCGGCAGGCCGGGCTGGATTACGGGCTGCACCTCAACCTTGTCTCCAGCCGCGACTTCGGCCATCTGTGCTGCCGGGGGCAGCGCCTGTACAGCAATTCGGAAAACGCCCTGGACTGGCTCTACAGCCGTTCGGGCAATGCCGGGCTGGTACGCGCCACCGAACTGCTCAAGAACAAGCTGCTGTTCCGCCGGCGCCTGGCCCCGCTCTTCCCCGATTTCCATTTCCGCGAGCTGACCCTGCGGGAGGTCATGGAGACCCATTTCGACAGCCTGCCCGGCCCCTGCGTGCTCAAGCCCGCCGTGGGCTTCTTCAGCCTGGGCGTCTACAGCATCGAGAACGCCCGGCAGTGGCGCGCCGCCCGTGACGACATCGCTGCCGGCGCCGTACGCTGGCGCAGGGAATATCCCGCCGCCGTGCTGGACAACCAGGTCTGGCTGCTGGAATCCCTCATCCAGGGCACGGAATATGCCGTGGACGTCTATTTCAACAGCCGCGGCGAGGCCGTCATCTGCAACATCCTCCAGCACGACTTCGCCTCTTCCGAAGACGTGAGCGACCGCCTGTACTACACCAGCGCGGACATCATCCGCCGCATGGCCGGGCCGCTGGAAGCCTGGTTCGACCGGCTCAACGAGCGTCTGGGCCTGCGCGACTACCCCGTCCATGTGGAACTGCGCCGCGACGCCGACGGCCATATGGTGCCCATCGAGTTCAACCCGCTGCGCTTCGCGGGCTGGTGCTGCACGGACATCAGCCTCTTCGCCTGGGGCTTCCCCACCTACGGCTGCTATCTGGACGACCGGCGCCCGGACTGGGACAGTATCCTGCCCGGCCACGAGGACAGGCTCTACACCCTCATCGTGCTCAACAAGCCCGCCGCCTGCCCGCCGGTACGGCGCTTCGACTACGACGCCCTCTGCGCCCGCTTCCACAAGGTCCTGCGCCTGCGCCGCGGCTTTTATGACCGCTATTCCCACTTCGGCTTCCTGTTCACCGAGACCCCGGCCCATGACCGGGCGGAACTGGACGCCATCGTGCGTGACGACCTGCTGGGCTTCGTCATCCCCGAAGACCACGGGGAGACGCCCCGGGCCCGATAA